A single region of the Actinomycetota bacterium genome encodes:
- a CDS encoding ATP-binding cassette domain-containing protein → MTDMIRTSGLVKRYGSVTALDGLDLAVPKGTVLGLLGPNGAGKTTAVRILATLLEPDAGSAEVAGIDLLREPHKVRERIGLSGQNAAVDEHLTGYENLEMVGRLYHLGKKKSQARAHELLERFDLNDAADRTAKTYSGGMRRRLDLAAALVASPEVLFLDEPTTGLDPRSRISMWDTIRELVRGGSTLLLTTQYMEEADRLADDIVVIDHGRMIAHGTADELKMKIGGERVEVVVATRDDLAKARSVMAGLCSDVGVDEESRTLTAAVSSGAGSLEKVLSELRKNGVTILEAGLRRPTLDDVFLTLTGHVAEVEEAPSEDGKRTETSKAREKEPVR, encoded by the coding sequence ATGACCGACATGATTCGAACGTCGGGGCTGGTCAAGCGCTACGGCAGCGTCACCGCGCTCGATGGGCTCGACCTCGCGGTGCCGAAGGGAACCGTGCTCGGACTGCTCGGGCCGAACGGCGCCGGCAAGACCACGGCCGTGCGGATCCTCGCGACGCTGCTCGAGCCGGACGCCGGATCGGCCGAGGTAGCGGGCATCGACCTGCTCAGGGAACCCCACAAGGTTCGCGAACGCATCGGCCTGTCCGGCCAGAACGCCGCCGTGGACGAGCATCTCACCGGTTACGAGAACCTCGAGATGGTCGGCCGCCTCTATCACCTCGGCAAGAAGAAGTCGCAGGCACGCGCCCATGAGTTGCTGGAGCGGTTCGACCTGAACGATGCGGCCGACCGGACCGCGAAGACGTACTCGGGCGGGATGCGGCGTCGGCTCGACCTCGCCGCGGCGCTTGTTGCGTCGCCGGAGGTGCTGTTCCTCGACGAGCCGACGACCGGGCTCGACCCGCGGAGCCGGATCAGCATGTGGGACACCATCCGCGAGCTCGTGCGCGGCGGGAGCACGCTCCTGCTCACCACCCAGTACATGGAAGAGGCCGACCGGCTCGCCGACGACATCGTGGTGATCGACCACGGGCGCATGATCGCGCACGGTACGGCCGACGAGCTCAAGATGAAGATCGGCGGCGAGCGAGTGGAAGTCGTTGTCGCGACCCGAGACGACCTCGCGAAGGCGCGGTCAGTTATGGCCGGCCTCTGCTCGGACGTGGGGGTCGACGAGGAGAGCCGCACCCTCACTGCAGCCGTGTCGAGCGGGGCGGGTTCACTCGAGAAGGTTCTGAGTGAGCTCAGGAAGAACGGCGTGACGATCCTGGAGGCCGGGCTGCGCCGACCGACGCTCGACGACGTCTTCTTGACGCTTACCGGCCACGTCGCGGAGGTCGAAGAAGCTCCGAGCGAAGACGGAAAGAGAACAGAGACGAGCAAGGCACGAGAGAAGGAGCCGGTGCGATGA